The following proteins come from a genomic window of Sebastes fasciatus isolate fSebFas1 chromosome 6, fSebFas1.pri, whole genome shotgun sequence:
- the LOC141768876 gene encoding transmembrane protein 150A-like yields MTAWIVLPVSLSAFSITGIWIVYAMAVMNHHVCPVENWFYNVTCTEELPRPGFPKTCCTIQDIPLISKCGSFPPESCLFSLIGNVGAFMVVMVCLLRYAQVIEHSHRCWVNTSALVSGCTNAVGLVMVGNFQVDHAKSLHYVGAGVAFPAGLLFVCLQCVLTYRVAVTALDYWMAHFRVALALGAMVSLVLSGIFFIHESFILQHAAAICEWVFTVDILVFYGTFTYEFGTVTSETLMVGLQQSHHLGSGVMMGTRARGSTLGGATKGLKSPGGSSTSTHLNCTPESIAML; encoded by the exons ATGACTGCCTGGATCGTCCTGCCTGTCAGCCTGTCTGCCTTCTCCATCACAGGAATATGGATAGT GTATGCCATGGCTGTGATGAATCACCATGTTTGTCCTGTGGAGAACTG GTTTTACAATGTAACATGCACAGAGGAGCTGCCCAGACCAGGCTTCCCCAAGACATGCTGTACCATCCAGGACATCCCCCTCATCAG TAAATGTGGGTCCTTCCCTCCTGAAAGCTGCCTGTTCAGCTTGATCGGCAACGTTGGAGCCTTCATGG TGGTGATGGTGTGCCTTCTGCGCTACGCCCAGGTGATCGAACATAGCCACCGATGTTGGGTCAACACCAGCGCTCTGGTGTCCGGCTGCACCAACGCTGTGGGTCTGGTAATGGTGGGCAACTTCCAg GTTGATCACGCCAAATCACTACACTATGTGGGTGCAGGTGTTGCATTTCCAGCAGGGCTGCTGTTTGTGTGCCTGCAGTGTGTGCTCACCTACCGGGTGGCTGTGACCGCCCTCGACTACTGGATGGCCCACTTCAGAGTGGCTCTGGCACTGGGAGCCATGGTCTCTCTCGTCCTCA GCGGCATCTTCTTCATCCATGAAAGCTTCATCCTGCAGCACGCTGCAGCCATCTGCGAGTGGGTCTTCACGGTGGACATCCTGGTCTTCTACGGCACATTCACCTACGAGTTTGGCACCGTCACCAGCGAGACCCTGATGGTGGGCCTGCAGCAGAGTCACCACCTCGGCTCAGGGGTTATGATGGGCACCAGGGCACGGGGCTCGACACTGGGTGGGGCGACTAAGGGCCTCAAGTCCCCCGGGGGAAGCAGCACATCCACACATCTCAACTGTACACCGGAGAGCATAGCCATGTTGTAG
- the LOC141768877 gene encoding creatine kinase U-type, mitochondrial-like, producing MASSFTRMMSGRNTAVILASIGAGTLCSGYLLSDNIAAADERRRLYPPSADFPDLRKHNNCMAAALTPTIYGHLRDKKTPNDWTLDQCIQTGVDNPGHPFIKTVGMVAGDEESYEVFAELFDPVIKDRHNGYDPRTMKHPTDLDASKINSGMFDERYVLSSRVRTGRSIRGLSLPPACSRSERREVERVVVTALSGLKGDLNGRYYSLRDMSDREQQLLIDDHLLFDKPVSPLLTAAGMARDWPDARGIWHNNEKNFLIWINEEDHTRIISMEKGGNMKRVFERFCRGLKQVEHLIHERGWEFMWNDRLGYVLTCPSNLGTGLRAGVHIRLPILSRDPRFKKMLDNLRLQKRGTGGVDTASTGDTVDISNLDRLGKSEVELVQLVVDGVNYLIECEKRLERGQDIKIPPPIQQFRK from the exons ATGGCGAGCTCTTTCACCCGTATGATGTCCGGCCGTAACACGGCAGTGATTTTGGCCAGCATAGGAGCTGGAACACTGTGTTCTGGATACCTTCTCAGTGACAacattgctgctgctgatgagaggaggaggctcTATCCACCCAG CGCTGATTTCCCTGACCTGAGGAAGCACAACAACTGCATGGCAGCAGCCCTGACTCCAACCATTTATGGGCACCTGAGGGACAAGAAAACCCCCAACGACTGGACGCTGGACCAATGCATCCAGACCGGCGTGGACAACCCTGGACACCCCTTCATCAAGACTGTGGGCATGGTAGCTGGAGATGAGGAGAGCTATGAG GTGTTTGCTGAGCTCTTTGACCCTGTTATCAAGGATAGACACAATGGCTACGACCCTCGCACGATGAAGCACCCCACTGACCTGGATGCTTCCAAG ATCAACTCAGGAATGTTTGATGAGCGCTACGTGCTGTCCTCTCGTGTCCGTACCGGTCGTAGCATCCGTGGACTGAGTCTCCCCCCTGCATGCTCACGCTCTGAGCGCCGTGAGGTGGAGCGTGTGGTTGTGACAGCTCTGTCTGGCCTGAAGGGAGACTTGAATGGTCGCTACTACAGCCTGAGAGATATGTCAGACAGAGAACAGCAACTGCTTATTGAT GATCACCTCCTGTTTGATAAACCTGTGTCACCTCTGCTCACGGCAGCTGGGATGGCCAGAGATTGGCCTGATGCTCGTGGGATCTG GCACAACAACGAGAAGAACTTCTTAATCTGGATCAACGAGGAGGACCACACAAGGATCATATCCATGGAGAAAGGCGGAAACATGAAGAGAGTGTTTGAAAGGTTCTGTAGAGGTCTTAAACAG GTGGAGCATCTAATTCATGAGAGAGGCTGGGAGTTCATGTGGAATGACCGTCTGGGCTACGTCCTCACCTGCCCCTCTAACCTCGGCACTGGGCTCAGGGCCGGTGTGCATATCCGCCTGCCCATCCTCAGCAGG GACCCTCGCTTCAAAAAGATGCTGGATAATCTGAGGCTACAGAAGAGAGGCACGGGAGGTGTCGACACGGCTTCTACCGGAGACACCGTCGACATCTCTAACCTCGACCGTCTGGGCAAGTCAGAG GTCGAGCTGGTACAATTAGTGGTTGATGGCGTGAACTACCTAATTGAATGTGAGAAGAGGCTGGAGAGGGGGCAGGACATCAAGATCCCCCCCCCCATCCAACAGTTCAGGAAGTGA